The Thermoproteota archaeon DNA window ACGAGCCCTATGATTTCCTCTGCAGTGTAGAGCATCCAGCTTAAGGCTGGATGGACGGGGTATCCTTTGAGGACCAGTCTCACAAGGTCGGCCATTGCATCCGATATCTCGTCCACAGCTATGCCTATATCCAGCAGGGCAGCGAGCTCCTCAGCCTCTTTGGGAGATCTACCAGCGACTATTGTCATCTTGAAGAGGTTATATCTCAGTTCATCGAGTTCTGATTCCAGACCTAAGACCTCCTCAGCTAACTCCCTGTCTTGATACATTAGAGAAGCGTATGCGAGGCTCAAGGCGAACTCGGATGCGTCCTTCATCTCGACTAGGATATCCCTTACGCTCCTTGGCTCACCCTCTGAGGCCATTCCTCTCCTTCCCCAAAGGCAAGGTTAAAAACCTGATTCGTCCACATCGTCGCTCCCTAAGTACTCTCCTGTGGCGATCTCTATCATGTCTAGGGGGATCTTCCCGGGATTCTCCAGCGTGTACGAGTATCCCACGGGTACCTCTGCTCCCTTTCCCCTAGTTATTATCCTCTCCTCCCCGTTGACCGTGACTCTAGCAGTTCCGGTGAGCACCTGCCAGTAGATGCTCCTGTGGTAATGCTTCCTAGGCCCGAACCCCTTCCCCGGATATATCCTCAGCCTGCTCACCTCATAACTCTCCCCCCTGAGGAGGGTAGTCTTAGTTCCCCATGGCTCGTAAGTCACTCTGTGCCTCAGCACCTCAGGCACATTCTCCCTGAGCATGGTTTCGACGAGTCCCCTGAGTTCCTGTCCTCTTCCCTTGGGCATTACCAGAATGGCGTCCTCGTCATCCACCACAATCATGTCCCGGACACCGACCAAGGCAACCAATCTCTTCGACAGTACCAAGTTTCCATCGGACTTAGCATGCTTCACACGTCCGCTTATGGCGTTTCCCCTGTCATCCTTATCCAGAAGTTCGTATATCGAGTCGAAATTCCCTAGGTCGCTCCATCCTAAATTCTTCGTGGGAACGATGGATAGCAGGTGCGGCACCTTGGCTAGCACGCCTGAGCTCACATCTACCTTCTGAACGTTCCTGTACGCTTCCCTTGGATCATCAAATCTTTTGAAGGGCTCCGAAACCCCAGGCAGATTCTCTTCAATGGCCTTCACCATTACATGGGCTTTGAACGACATGATCATGGTGCTCCAGTACCAGTTTCCCTCCTCCAGCATCTCCCTCGCCCGCTCAACCCCCGGCTTCTCGACGAACTCCTCTACCTCGTAAACTCCCTCATAGATTTCCCTCCCAGCTTTTATGTAACCGAATCCGGGTTCGGGCTTCGATGGGGGAACGGAGATGAGGGATATTCTCCCATGATCCGCGGACTTGAGGGAGGAGGAGAGTGCCTTGAACAACTCCGATTCATTCAGGATCATGTGATCTGACGGGAAGACAGTCACATTGATGGGGGAGTCGAACAGGTCCATGGCCCTTATGAGTCCGTAGTAGATAGCGGGCGCAGTATCCTTTCTATCAGGCTCTAAAATGACCTTCTCCTCGTCCAGATCTATGTCCATCTCCCTAGCCTGACCTATCACTTGATACTTGTACATCTCCGATGTGATGACCATCACATCATCGGCCACGATGGTGGCCCGCTTGAGGGCCTGCTGATAGGTGGAAAGATCGCCTAGGACTTTAGCAAACTGTTTTGGATATTCTTTACGGCTGAGCGGCCAGAGTCTAGTTCCGAAACCACCAGCCAAGATCATGGCTATCTTCATGGCAGCTTACCAGCCCGTGATGTAGGTAGATCCTATTAAGCGTTGGTAGGAATCACGTATGATCATTCTTTAAAGTATTCTATTATACGTGTCTTAATGAGGTAAAAATACTTCATCGCGTTCTAGGAAATAAGCCGGTTGACGGCGGTTTTGGCGAGGCTTGACAACCGGTATTGTGCGACTGGAAAATTAAGAGTTTTTAATTAAATGAGTAGAGGCGTTAGTTTCTCTCATGGAAGAACCAGTTAATCATCTTAATTAATGTTCACGATAAGGCAGTATTTATAAGTAAGCGTTCCAGAGCACTTAGTAGCACCCTTCCCGCACGTCTTGTGTGAAAAGGGAGGTACTTCCCATGAGGAGGTATGGAGTTTCCAAGTATGTGACCGCGGTAGCGTTTCTAGTAATAGGCCTTATCGTGGGCGCCGCAATCGCTATGTCCTCACCCGGACAGGTGGTCACTACTACTGTCACCCAAAGCAGGGTTGTCACGGTCACCAAGACGATCACCCCCGCAGCGCCAACCACTACCCCAACCACCACTCAGAAACCAACGGGATTTACTGGCACTATCTACATAGGTACCACGATCTCCCTGAAGGGCAAGTTCGCCCATGAGGGAGAGTACGCTCTGAACGGATTTAAGGTCGCTATAAAGTGGCTGAACGAGGTGCATGGAGGTATAAAGGTTGGAGACAAGGTTTACAAGGTTGAACTGAAGTATTATGACGACGAAAGCAGCAGTCAGAGAGTACCGGAGCTCTACAGTAAGCTGATAACTGAGGACAAAGTGAACTTCCTGCTAGCCCCGTATTCATCCGGTCTGACAAAGGCTGCCGCCCCAGTCGCCGAGCAGAACAAGATAATCATGGTGAGCCATGGAGGCGCTAGCGATTCCATCTTCCAGCAGGGTTACAAGTACGTGGTACAGACTCTGAGCCCGGCCTCCACCTACCTGAGGAGCGTGGTGGACCTCATAGCTGAGAAGGATCCGAACGCCAAGATCGCTTTAATATACGAGAACGCCGCCTTCGCCGCTACGGTAGCCAAGGGAGCTAAAGACGAGATCCAGAAGAGGGGTCTCAAACTAGTCTACGAGAAGCCCTATGAGAAGGGAGCCACCGAGTTCGGATCCATA harbors:
- a CDS encoding mannose-1-phosphate guanylyltransferase/mannose-6-phosphate isomerase, producing MKIAMILAGGFGTRLWPLSRKEYPKQFAKVLGDLSTYQQALKRATIVADDVMVITSEMYKYQVIGQAREMDIDLDEEKVILEPDRKDTAPAIYYGLIRAMDLFDSPINVTVFPSDHMILNESELFKALSSSLKSADHGRISLISVPPSKPEPGFGYIKAGREIYEGVYEVEEFVEKPGVERAREMLEEGNWYWSTMIMSFKAHVMVKAIEENLPGVSEPFKRFDDPREAYRNVQKVDVSSGVLAKVPHLLSIVPTKNLGWSDLGNFDSIYELLDKDDRGNAISGRVKHAKSDGNLVLSKRLVALVGVRDMIVVDDEDAILVMPKGRGQELRGLVETMLRENVPEVLRHRVTYEPWGTKTTLLRGESYEVSRLRIYPGKGFGPRKHYHRSIYWQVLTGTARVTVNGEERIITRGKGAEVPVGYSYTLENPGKIPLDMIEIATGEYLGSDDVDESGF
- a CDS encoding amino acid ABC transporter substrate-binding protein — its product is MRRYGVSKYVTAVAFLVIGLIVGAAIAMSSPGQVVTTTVTQSRVVTVTKTITPAAPTTTPTTTQKPTGFTGTIYIGTTISLKGKFAHEGEYALNGFKVAIKWLNEVHGGIKVGDKVYKVELKYYDDESSSQRVPELYSKLITEDKVNFLLAPYSSGLTKAAAPVAEQNKIIMVSHGGASDSIFQQGYKYVVQTLSPASTYLRSVVDLIAEKDPNAKIALIYENAAFAATVAKGAKDEIQKRGLKLVYEKPYEKGATEFGSIINEAMAAGAEVLLGGGHFADGTALVQQAWQLGWKLKGIGIIVAPALAEFKEQLKEAADGVMYPAQWEIGVKYSPEAAKKLGIEWFGPTNEEYIQMYKEISGGGMPDYHAAEATAAILHLAKAIEVAGSLDSDAVRAAFNKVDIMTFFGRLKIDPATGLQVGHQMVVVQWQAGEKKIVYPPEAAQAGPIYPAENWYKR